In Nitrospira defluvii, the genomic stretch AGACGGCAGCTCCGACCGGACCTGTTGAAGCCGCGCCGTCACTTCGGCCAGCGCCGCCGTGCTGCTATGATTGAGCTTCAGATGAACCGTCACGGTACTCATCCCGGCACGGCTGGTGGACTCCAAATAGTCGACGCCGCTGATGGCCGACACCACCCGTTCGATCGGCGTGGTCAGAAACCCCCGCACCGTCTCGGCACTGGCCCCGTAATAGACCGTGGTGATGATGATCGACGAGCTTTCGATCTTGGGATATTGCTGCACCGGGAGCGTGGTCAGTGCGCGCCAGCCGACGAGCACGATGACCAGGTTGATCACCACGGCCAACACCGGGTGCTTGATGAAGACATCGGTAAACGAACGCATGGTCGAGCCTCTCTGACTCACGGTTGTTCCGGCGAACGGGTGGAATCGGACGTGGCGACGGGATCGCCGGCGGCCACGACGAGCACACTGTCACGTAATTTGAACGCACCCGAGGCCGCCACCTGCTCGCCGGCGGCCAATCCTGCATACACGATGATGTCATCCCCCGACATGGCGCCGCTCTCCACTTGACGGAGGTGCGCGCGTGGTTTGCCCTGTCCGTCAGGCCCGATCACGAACACCTGGTCACCGCCTGGCCCCTTCCGCAACGCATTGACCGGAATGGCCACTGCGCTACGTGGCGCCCCCACCCGCACCTTGATTCGCACCGCGGCGCCGGGCACAGGCATCGCGGGAGACCGATCGATCCTGGCGCGGACCATGGCATTGCGCGTCGCGGGATCGATACGGGCGTCCAGCGCCACGATCTTGGCTTGAACAGCCGAAGCCTCACCGGCCGGATACACATCCACCAGATCACCGTGCCGCAACCCGGCCGCCACATGCTGCGGCACCGCAAAGTCGACATGCACGGCATCATCAATGCCCTGCAGGGTCGTCAGTTGCGTGCCTTCATTCAGATACTGTCCGGGATGGACATCGGCCAGGCCGACCCGGGCACGAAACGGTGCGCGAATGGTCTTGCGGGCGATCAAGGCTTTCGTGCGGGCGATTTGAGCCTGCGCGACATCAAGATCCGCCCTGGCACGGTCGACCTCTTCCTGTGCCGCAGCCAGGTCCTGAGTCAGCGCTCGACGCCGGTCGAGGACCGTGCGCGCCAACACCGCTTGGGCCTGCTGTGCTCGAAGGTCGGCTTCCTCCACTGACACATCGAGCGCAACCAAGACCGTGCCGGCCTCGACAACCTGGCCCGGAGTGAACCGCACCTGACTCACGGTCCCGGCTAATTCATTGCGCAAAGTAATGGAGCGGAGGGCCAATACCGTCCCGATCGAGGTGGACGTTTGGTGGTGATCCACCGCCTTCGCCACCGCAAGGGTGACGACTTCCATCGGCTCCGGCTGGTTGGCTGATGCGGCGGCTTGGTCCTGGATGCTGCCGTATTTCCACACCCCCAACCCCACCCCGACTCCGATCACCGTCAGCATCAGCAGCGACGATCCAATCCACCCACGACGATTCATGACCATTCCTCCCACCGATACAGATGAACCAGGCGACTCACTCATGTCGCTTACCGAACCATGCTACCCGGTACACAGCAAACGGCATTCCTGTCGGGCCCATCTCCGCCGCTTCAGCTAACCCACGGCCACTTCGAGACAATTCACGCCACATCTCCTCGAGACCAGGCTTCGATTGGAACCTGTGCCGAATGCCGGCTGCCTTTCCGTCGGCACCTGCCGAAATAACGGCACGGTCATCGCTTGGCCCTCTGAGTACCAGCCACATCGGACTGATGGCAAAATGCCTCCATCGGCACAATGTTGTACCGCTGCCGAAGCACTTCAACCGGTTCCCGCATGACCGGCCAATAGTCCCACCCATGATTGAGATCCACGGTCATGGCCGCGCCGCGCCGTATGGCAATCAAGGCTAATTCCGGATCGAAGAATCCCGTGCGAGCCTTGGTGATCGGGGTCATGCGAATCCCCAAATGGAACTGCAACAGCACAAAAAACACGAAGAGAAACGGATCGCGCCGCTGAAAGCCCGCGCTGAAACAGGCGACTTGCACTTCTCCATGCGGATCCGTGCCATACCCGGAAAGGATGTGGGCGCAATCATGGAAGAGAATCGCCTCGGGAGCGCCGTTCCGCTCGCCCGGGAGCGCGAACCCGTTGCTGCGGCAATAATCCCAATAACTCCGCCCCAGCGATCCCGCAGGATACTCCGCCAATGCTTGGTACCGGGCCGCCAATTCGGCGTTCTCGTAGGTTCCGGCCAGCCCGCCGACAAATTTCGCCAACCCTCGCAACCCTTCCTGATTCCAAATCTCCGCCACCTTCTCGCGCAACCAGAAGCGCCGGACCAGATCGAGGCGTAAGTGAAACATCTCCCGCTTCACCACATGGCGTAGATTGCCCACCTCAGGAACAGTGACCTGAAGCGCCGATGCAAACCGCTCGACCAACTCGGACTCTACGGGATTCACCTCCTGATCGATCAACGACATCACGATGAGCCCGTTCACCAGCTGGTTCCGGATCTGCTGGTCGGGCAACCCTACCGACAATTCCTCCGGCGCAATCGTGTCGAGCCCGTCCACTTGAAAGTTGGTGCCGAACGCCCGCTGCACCGCCTCCAGCATATGCCGTTCAGATTCATCGAGCGCGCCGTCCGCCAGTGCGACCGTTTTCATGGCGCGTAATCCCCAATGCGCCTGTTCTGCCGTAGGTATTCTGAATTCCATGGTGGCCCTCCCTGCATGGCTGACGCGGGATCGTCTCCCGCCGTCAGATCGCCAGCCTGTTCACCTGCATTAATCCCACCGGCTCCATCCCGTCCCGGCTCGCCCGCCAGGCATCGAGACCACCGGCAAGCGGCCACACTCGCGAGAATCCTTTGCGTCGCAACAGCAAGACTCCTTGCGCACTCGCGGCATCAGCCGGGCAGGCACAATACAGCACCAGATCGCGTGAGCGGGGTAGCTCTCCATGCCGATGCGCCAATTCATCCAAGGACATGTGCAAAGCGTCGGGAATCCCAGGCTCTGCCTCGACGGTCGGTCGTGGTCGCACATCAATGAGCAGCGGGGGCTCGGGGGCCGACAGTTTGTCCAGCAGTTCCGCCACCGTCATCCTCTGAACCGCCTGAAGTTGCCGGCGAACATGCCAGGCCTTCCAACCGATGTAGGCCGGCAATAGGATACCCGCAGCGAGCAGGAGCGCAGGGACTACCTGTTCCGAATAGGCCAGGGCTTGCTCTACCTGTCCGCTGAAGAGCAGGCCGAAACCCAATCCCGACCCGGCCCACGCGACAGCGCCCAGCGCATCGTAGAGCAGGAACAAGGGGAGCCCCAGTCCCACGATCCCGGCCAACGGTGGGGCGATCGTGCTCAAACCCGGGATGAACTTCGCCACCAGCAAGGACTGCACGCCATGCCTGCGAAACACGTCTTCCGTCCGCCGCACGCAGGCGTCCGGCTCCAAGGCGATCCGGCACAACAGCGTGAGCACGGGCCGCCCGCGCCACCGCCCGGCGAAAAACCAGATGACATCCGCCAATAGCGTGGCTGAGAGCGCGGCGACCAGGGCGCCCGACCAGGAGAGGTGGCCGGTCCCCACCAGCACACCGGCCGCGACCAGCAGCGGCAATGCCGGAAACGGCAACCCGAGTTGCTCGGCCAGCACCCCACCGAATAACACCCACGCTCCATGCTGCTCCAATAAGCCACTCACCGATTCCATTTGCCCCTCCCCTTGGCTCATTTCTCATCACGACGCAAGCGGGTGGTAAG encodes the following:
- a CDS encoding efflux RND transporter periplasmic adaptor subunit yields the protein MNRRGWIGSSLLMLTVIGVGVGLGVWKYGSIQDQAAASANQPEPMEVVTLAVAKAVDHHQTSTSIGTVLALRSITLRNELAGTVSQVRFTPGQVVEAGTVLVALDVSVEEADLRAQQAQAVLARTVLDRRRALTQDLAAAQEEVDRARADLDVAQAQIARTKALIARKTIRAPFRARVGLADVHPGQYLNEGTQLTTLQGIDDAVHVDFAVPQHVAAGLRHGDLVDVYPAGEASAVQAKIVALDARIDPATRNAMVRARIDRSPAMPVPGAAVRIKVRVGAPRSAVAIPVNALRKGPGGDQVFVIGPDGQGKPRAHLRQVESGAMSGDDIIVYAGLAAGEQVAASGAFKLRDSVLVVAAGDPVATSDSTRSPEQP
- a CDS encoding VTT domain-containing protein; this translates as MESVSGLLEQHGAWVLFGGVLAEQLGLPFPALPLLVAAGVLVGTGHLSWSGALVAALSATLLADVIWFFAGRWRGRPVLTLLCRIALEPDACVRRTEDVFRRHGVQSLLVAKFIPGLSTIAPPLAGIVGLGLPLFLLYDALGAVAWAGSGLGFGLLFSGQVEQALAYSEQVVPALLLAAGILLPAYIGWKAWHVRRQLQAVQRMTVAELLDKLSAPEPPLLIDVRPRPTVEAEPGIPDALHMSLDELAHRHGELPRSRDLVLYCACPADAASAQGVLLLRRKGFSRVWPLAGGLDAWRASRDGMEPVGLMQVNRLAI